The Sander vitreus isolate 19-12246 chromosome 10, sanVit1, whole genome shotgun sequence genome contains the following window.
GAGCTCAGCTTGTGTCTCTCTCAGTCTAATCTTGTATTTCACCACCTCTCCCTTCATCTGCTGGTTGTGGGTTTGCAGCGTGCTGATCAGGTGACGCATCTCCCTGTTGATAGGAcctgagagaaaggaagagtaaaacggggaaaaaaaaaaaagagaatacaaGCTAGGACTGTGAACCTAGTCAGTTTTTTCAGCGAGGCGCTACTGTGAATCTAAGTTCTACTGCATTTTCAGCACAATTCATGCACCTAATCCAATTCTGTTAGTTACCTGCTTGCTCGTTGGCAGCGAGAGTCTGTTCAAATTCGATGCGCAGCATCTCGTACTCCTTCCTGACCTGAGCCAGTGTGTCCTCCAGCTGAAACACTTCTGTACGAACCTTCCTCTGCAGAGCCACCTCATCATTCTGCACACAGAGGGGAAGAGAGTAAGAAAAGATctcacgcacacgcgcacacacacacacacacacacgcaaacttGCCTCCATGTGCTCCAGCTGTCGAAGCCTCGCCGTCCTGGTAGTGTTGAGACGAGCGCGTGTCTCATCTAATTGGGCCTTGAGGATCAGAGACTCGTTGTAGAGCACAGAAAACTGTGACTGCAGGCAGCGATACTCAGAAGTCTCCCTTACCACGCCTTCCGCTCGACTCAGCAGCTCCGtctgagggaaagagagagaaaggaggaaagaaagaatgGCAGAGATAACAGCCAAAgagaaaacaatatttaataCAATGAAGTAATGAATGACTAGctttttagttacttttttttttaagtgtaagGAGAACATTTACACAGAGGCGGTATTTCTTTTTCCCAGGGATAATCTTTGAcccatgtcttctttttttaatactcATCATAGCAGTAAATAAAAGTTAGAAACGTGCCACCATAATTCATAGAATACTGTAATCCATTAATTGGTAATTTCGTGTGTGAGAAACACAAGTCCACcttcatgttgttgttttcctggtGCACACTCTGCAGGTCCTGCTGGAGCTTCTGCAGCTCAACCAGGCGGTTGTCTGCCAGCTCCGTGTTCTCCTCCATATCGCTGTTCATTTCTTCAAACTTGACAGGCGAGGAGAGGGAAAATGTCAACAAGTATGAAAAGCAAGGCGTGGAAAGAAAAACTGCAACATTAAGAACCTCACACCTTGATCTTAATTAACAAAGTTGTGAAATCCAATTCCTACCTTTCTCTTGTTAATAGTGATGGTCCCACAAACGCTGCTGGCCTCTCCACACACCTTATAGCCTTTGCTGTTCACCTGGGATGCATTACAAAGAGTGTTATAACATACCTCAAAATAATATAAACGTTTGCACAACACTGTCATGGACAGAtcctgagacacacagacagagagcgaaCACATCCTCACCCTCTCCAGTATCTCAGTCAGGTGTGCATTTAGTCGGTTCTCTCGGCGGCGGATCTTCTCCATGTCCCACTGGAGCTCCTCGATCAGAACCTGCAGCTCGCTGACACGCTGGTCTGCTTTGTTAGCTGCACGACCCAGGGGCCGAGACTGGACaagacaggaacacacaggaagacattgacaccacacacacacaagagctaATAGAAGCATAATCCTTCCTGAGATATCACTCTGCAGCAAAGCAGCTGTTCCTACTAGGATGATGGTTAAcagaaaaaactgataaaacaaCATACTTGATAACTTGCTTCACACAAAGTCATAATGAGTTTGAAAGAGTGTAATAGTAATATTTTACTAAAAACAATTTCGTGCCTAAATTGTAAACAGCCTCCAATGTAGTAGCAAAGGCTTAAAGACTAGGTTTATAACAGAGTGCAGCAGTCCCAGAATTTTTTTTAGGAATTACACTTCACACGGATTTTTATAACTGTTACCGTTGGCTTCCCCTGGGGGGTGCAACAGTAAATAGGGAACGGCATATGATTTGTACCTCGCTCGTCATGTGAATGTGCTTCTGCTTAAGGTCCTCAGTCAGCTGTTGCAGCCGCTTGTTTTCGCTGGTCAGGAGGGAATTCAGTTTGAAAGCCGCCTGCCATAGACTGCCCTCTGAAAAGATCACATTTCACGGGTTCAAATACATAAACTGACTTGATGAATTCCTCCCGAATAAATATAATCCTCCGCCGTACTCCATTACTGCAATTTCATCACGTCTTCCTCCACCTGAAACCTTCCCGCCTTTCATCTCACCTGCTCCAGGGTCCAGCTCTGCCTTCAGTTGGTCCACGGTCCTCTTCAGACACTCGTAGATCTCCACCACGTGACTGGCCTGCTTCAGGCTGGACTCCACCCTCTCCTGAAGCTCAGCCTCCATCtcctcactgctgctgctcgcCAGCGTTGCCAGGAAAGAGTTGTTTGTCTCTCCCTGATTGCCTGAGTGACAACAGCAGGAAAGAGGGTTTTGGCTATGATGTCTGGTTTGTTAATCAACATTCAAACACCAATGGCGGCCAACACGCGAGGCACAGGCCTGCCCATCGGGAGCAACTTAGGGTTCAGTGTCTCGTCAAAGACACTTCAACGTGCTGACAGGAGAAGCCGGGGACTGGCTTATTTCAAAGACATGATCCTGTGTCACCTCCGTCTTTACCTCTATCCTTGGCCCGCTCCTGGTTGGAGTCGCCATCAGGTTCTGGAGTTTCCGGCTTCAGGCTCCGTCCCTCCCCAGCCAGAGATTTCTCAGGTTCGCTGCTTGCTTGATCATAACGCCTGATGGTCAGTTTAACGTTTTCATCAAACTAAAGGGGAGAAAAGGGAATCACATTTAGACTCTTTGATCTTTATAGGAGAGGAGACTTGTTTTTGCTTCCTTCTCTAATCTCGTTTACCTGGTTCCAGTATCTGTTGAGAATCAGCAGACTGGCATCATCAGTGGCCTGCCGCGTCTCTAGTCTCTCAATTCGCTCTCGCAATTCATCCTCAATCACCTGCAAACCAACAAGGCTAGAGATGAATCTCTCTCCAAAAAGAGAGTGCGTCAGTGcagcttcctgtgtgtgtgtgtgtaaagagttATAAACATATATTGGAGGATTAATTTACCTGTCTCTGATCAAGAGATTCTCCTAACTTTCGGTTCTTAGCCTGGAGAGCTTTGATGTCTTGCTCTTCCTGCAAAAAGTGTTGATTCAAACATGAGTACAAAAAGAAGCAGCagccatacaaacacacacgcttTACACTTCTGAGATGAAGCTTGTGAATACATATATAAGCCGTAGTGGATAATAAAAAGGGGCCTCACGGAGTTGGACACTCCTCCCAGTTTGATGACTGTCTCCACCGCGGTACTCCCCCCAGCAGCGGCGCTGACACCGGCAGCTCcgtcctctccttccctctccctcCGCTTCTCAGGGGGGGCACCGGAGGACGAGGGACCGCTGGGGTCGGCAGGACGCTTCAGTCCCGACATCCTCAGACTCCTGAAACAAAAGGGAGGAAAAAGCAGAAAGTGACTGATAAAGAAGGTGGACTGTTAGATTCAGACGGTTCAACTGGATCAACGGCAAAGCTACGCTacatgtagctagctaacgttaaagtgGTCGAAGATGAGTACCTAATTTTTACTAATGTTTATCTAAATTCTGACACAACATAGCAATGCATTTACTTTGTAATAGTATCAATATCAATCACGCCTAACGAAAGTCTTACCGCTTTTAATGTTACGAGTTGTATGTTATTGACTAAATCTGTATGTGGCTGTTGATGTTGCGGCTCCCTGCCTCTCGGAAACGGAAGTGTAGGCGCTCTTAGTGGGACAACCTTGAGCTGACACAGCGCCGCCTGCCGTCAGGGAGGGAACCAGACTCTGATCAACACTTGTGCAGTTAGGGCGCCCCCTGGCTAAACACTTGGTGTTGGGCCCCTGTTGTCTCCAAGTTCCCATCAAGATAAGATGCATATAGCCTATTTAGCCTACAAGACTGACTCATCATTTACTAACTCACTCATGTGCAATATCAAGGTTTACTTATCTGTGCAATTTCATTATCAATATGTTATCTGTGAATATTGTGTATTCAACATTTCAGTCTGTTGACTTAGTATATTTTGcctatactgtttttttttactatcatgtttacatatttattacaTCTTGCATGTCTTACTGATGCCTCGTGTTTTGCACTATCCCCTTTGCTGCTGCAACTGCAAATTTCCTTTTTGTGGGACTAATAAAggattatcttatcttatcttattttagaTGACAGATTCATTATATGTAGCACAGCCAAGGTTTCCTGCTCAGTTGGTTTGTGGTGATTTTATGAAACAATTTTAATTTAGCAGAATGCACAATGTGagcacaatatactgtacattacattGGTTAAGGTGTTGGGACTAGATTTTGACACAGGGTTCTTCTAGTATAGAGTGCAGTTTAATGGGTCAATATCGCTGTAGAGtgcctttttttctgtcctggaCACAAATAAGTCATTTATCATGATAACTTGACTAAGATAACATGATTAAAATGACTATGAAATAGTTTGTTATCTTAGGTTATgtttatattaataaataaagcatTACTTGGTTCTTAAGATACATTTTctagattttgttttgttttggatgCATGCTACTTTGCTATGTCCAATGCACTGCTCATAACATTTCAACAAGAGTAAAATATGTTCAAAtcataattttttaatttttgttttcatattaatattttgtgaaataagaGATTACTCAATTTGAGTGCATTGATAattttgtaataaaaacaatattttttttattgaataaaaaaagaccATGTCTATGTGTCCACCCTGTCGTATTGTGGAATTCGCCCCTTTAAGAAAAAGCCATTTGTAACATCAGAAGAACCATTTTTTTGTCTATTCAGT
Protein-coding sequences here:
- the rnf20 gene encoding E3 ubiquitin-protein ligase BRE1A isoform X2, producing MSGLKRPADPSGPSSSGAPPEKRREREGEDGAAGVSAAAGGSTAVETVIKLGGVSNSEEQDIKALQAKNRKLGESLDQRQVIEDELRERIERLETRQATDDASLLILNRYWNQFDENVKLTIRRYDQASSEPEKSLAGEGRSLKPETPEPDGDSNQERAKDRGNQGETNNSFLATLASSSSEEMEAELQERVESSLKQASHVVEIYECLKRTVDQLKAELDPGAEGSLWQAAFKLNSLLTSENKRLQQLTEDLKQKHIHMTSESRPLGRAANKADQRVSELQVLIEELQWDMEKIRRRENRLNAHLTEILERVNSKGYKVCGEASSVCGTITINKRKFEEMNSDMEENTELADNRLVELQKLQQDLQSVHQENNNMKTELLSRAEGVVRETSEYRCLQSQFSVLYNESLILKAQLDETRARLNTTRTARLRQLEHMENDEVALQRKVRTEVFQLEDTLAQVRKEYEMLRIEFEQTLAANEQAGPINREMRHLISTLQTHNQQMKGEVVKYKIRLRETQAELNQSSTEIDVKDEITSPSTPAISGEPVVKTEPDNGSSTPSSTGASVKTEPGVEPEATVKEEEKDEKKDKEDKKEKDIIKKEEKDREREKEKERERERPTRGGGSGSAIKEEKEKPGSSNQPEESAGERLSMVGGSKRKEMEQLKIVRAELKKAQESQREMKLLLDMYRSAPKEQRDKVQLMAAEKKSKSEGEELRQRLRELEERERREGKKMADEEALRKIRSVEEQIDILNKKLSIAKQEEDALLSEMDVTGQAFEDMQEQNIRLMQQLREKDDANFKLMSERIKSNQIHKLLKEEKEELADQLLTLKTQVDAQLQVVRKLEEKERLLQGTISTAERELALRTQALDMNKRKAQESALQSEDLRTQLEQVQQRLNLVREEVIENSISREKESFNARRAQEDISKLRGKIEKAKKPAEKISNGDDILNEEINDYKARLTCPCCNSRVKDAVLTKCFHVFCFECVKTRYDTRQRKCPKCNAAFGANDFHRIYIG
- the rnf20 gene encoding E3 ubiquitin-protein ligase BRE1A isoform X1; translation: MSGLKRPADPSGPSSSGAPPEKRREREGEDGAAGVSAAAGGSTAVETVIKLGGVSNSEEQDIKALQAKNRKLGESLDQRQVIEDELRERIERLETRQATDDASLLILNRYWNQFDENVKLTIRRYDQASSEPEKSLAGEGRSLKPETPEPDGDSNQERAKDRGNQGETNNSFLATLASSSSEEMEAELQERVESSLKQASHVVEIYECLKRTVDQLKAELDPGAEGSLWQAAFKLNSLLTSENKRLQQLTEDLKQKHIHMTSESRPLGRAANKADQRVSELQVLIEELQWDMEKIRRRENRLNAHLTEILERVNSKGYKVCGEASSVCGTITINKRKFEEMNSDMEENTELADNRLVELQKLQQDLQSVHQENNNMKTELLSRAEGVVRETSEYRCLQSQFSVLYNESLILKAQLDETRARLNTTRTARLRQLEHMENDEVALQRKVRTEVFQLEDTLAQVRKEYEMLRIEFEQTLAANEQAGPINREMRHLISTLQTHNQQMKGEVVKYKIRLRETQAELNQVRASKGNAILQSQSSTEIDVKDEITSPSTPAISGEPVVKTEPDNGSSTPSSTGASVKTEPGVEPEATVKEEEKDEKKDKEDKKEKDIIKKEEKDREREKEKERERERPTRGGGSGSAIKEEKEKPGSSNQPEESAGERLSMVGGSKRKEMEQLKIVRAELKKAQESQREMKLLLDMYRSAPKEQRDKVQLMAAEKKSKSEGEELRQRLRELEERERREGKKMADEEALRKIRSVEEQIDILNKKLSIAKQEEDALLSEMDVTGQAFEDMQEQNIRLMQQLREKDDANFKLMSERIKSNQIHKLLKEEKEELADQLLTLKTQVDAQLQVVRKLEEKERLLQGTISTAERELALRTQALDMNKRKAQESALQSEDLRTQLEQVQQRLNLVREEVIENSISREKESFNARRAQEDISKLRGKIEKAKKPAEKISNGDDILNEEINDYKARLTCPCCNSRVKDAVLTKCFHVFCFECVKTRYDTRQRKCPKCNAAFGANDFHRIYIG